A part of Aegilops tauschii subsp. strangulata cultivar AL8/78 chromosome 2, Aet v6.0, whole genome shotgun sequence genomic DNA contains:
- the LOC109732909 gene encoding serine/threonine-protein phosphatase 7 long form homolog translates to MAPTLEDVSLLLGLPLAGHAVGPLDAPAGWERALTERFHGVFPDAPDPVWEHHGPKYEWLLNFRIQNFRAPLTAEQITRSLEAYLLWLFGKVMFTENHVTTISALYIPMALEIASAQTADQIRQRSWGSAVLAATYRGMCNGCQLTSRKPALLGCPLFLQLWSWERFSIGRPDVRVHEPIDAMFDVEGIDMPTFGLCWTRRKRRFASDQTRKAYTALNEQFDAYTGVIWQPYTAAAIQARYPAGMSVLCTRDRDYWMTKSKIIFDVFVEEMAQQRVMRQFGLLQLELPPPIENPVPAHIHRLP, encoded by the exons ATGGCTCCTACTCTGGAGGATGTGTCACTTTTGCTGGGACTACCGTTGGCAGGTCATGCCGTAGGACCGTTGGACGCACCGGCTGGTTGGGAGCGAGCTCTCACAGAACGTTTTCACGGTGTTTTTCCGGATGCTCCCGATCCGGTATGggagcatcacggacctaagtATGAGTGGTTGCTAAATTTCCGG ATCCAGAACTTCCGGGCGCCCTTGACTGCGGAACAGATCACTCGGAGCCTCGAGGCCTACTTACTGTGGCTTTTCGGCAAGGTGATGTTCACGGAGAACCATGTCACCACTATCAGCGCCCTCTACATCCCTATGGCACTCGAGATAGCGAGCGCTCAGACGGCGGATCAGATCAGACagaggagttggggttcggcggtgttagcggctacataccgaGGTATGTGCAACGGTTGCCAGCTTACATCGAGAAAGCCAGCCCTTCTTGGATGCCCTCTATTCCTACAGCTGTGGTCGTGGGAGAGGTTCTCTATAGGGCGACCAGATGTACGGGTTCATGAGCCTATAGACGCCATGTTTGATGTTGAGGGCATCGACATGCCTACTTTCGGTCTGTGTTGGACTCGTCGCAAG AGACGCTTTGCTAGTGATCAGACCAGGAAGGCGTACACAGCATTGAACGAGCAGTTCGATGCGTACACCGGGGTAATCTGGCAGCCCTACACGGCAGCAGCCATACAAGCGAGATACCCTGCTGGTATGTCTGTGCTATGCACAAGGGACCGAGATTACTGGATGACAAAATCGAAGATCATCTTCGATGTCTTCGTCGAGGAGATGGCACAACAGAGGGTTATGAGGCAATTTGGTCTTCTGCAGTTGGAGCTACCTCCCCCTATAGAGAACCCGGTGCCAGCACACATCCACAG